The Triticum aestivum cultivar Chinese Spring chromosome 7B, IWGSC CS RefSeq v2.1, whole genome shotgun sequence genome window below encodes:
- the LOC123159563 gene encoding uncharacterized protein isoform X1 produces the protein MTRHTTCQSTLGKPDPARILHHPPLSGDHQPACGWGAILQIEEASNFRWRRPEPASGRAMVARRRHAPSRSAPPERWSEGHFLQGSGEHPHPDPICSSVPESSQSSPEPFKYAAPGRSKTELPTVREHNTPNPAAHHPVKGDLL, from the exons ATGACGCGCCACACCACATGCCAGAGCACCTTGGGGAAGCCCGATCCGGCGAGGATCCTTCACCACCCTCCACTCTCCGGCGACCACCAGCCCGCGTGCGGATGGGGTGCTATCCTGCAGATCGAGGAGGCGTCGAACTTCAGATGGAGGAGGCCAGAACCTGCATCTGGCCGCGCCATGGTTGCGCGTCGCCGGCATGCTCCGTCACGCTCGGCACCTCCTGAGCGTTGGAGTGAAG GGCATTTTCTTCAGGGCAGTGGAGAGCACCCTCACCCTGATCCGATCTGCAGCAGCGTCCCCGAGTCCTCCCAAAGCAGCCCTGAGCCGTTCAAGTATGCAGCCCCGGGCCGTTCAAAGACGGAGCTGCCGACCGTTCGTGAACACAACACCCCGAATCCTGCTGCCCACCATCCTGTAAAGGGAGACTTATTGTGA
- the LOC123159563 gene encoding uncharacterized protein isoform X2, translating to MTRHTTCQSTLGKPDPARILHHPPLSGDHQPACGWGAILQIEEASNFRWRRPEPASGRAMVARRRHAPSRSAPPERWSEGRLGIFFRAVESTLTLIRSAAASPSPPKAALSRSSMQPRAVQRRSCRPFVNTTPRILLPTIL from the exons ATGACGCGCCACACCACATGCCAGAGCACCTTGGGGAAGCCCGATCCGGCGAGGATCCTTCACCACCCTCCACTCTCCGGCGACCACCAGCCCGCGTGCGGATGGGGTGCTATCCTGCAGATCGAGGAGGCGTCGAACTTCAGATGGAGGAGGCCAGAACCTGCATCTGGCCGCGCCATGGTTGCGCGTCGCCGGCATGCTCCGTCACGCTCGGCACCTCCTGAGCGTTGGAGTGAAGGTCGACTC GGCATTTTCTTCAGGGCAGTGGAGAGCACCCTCACCCTGATCCGATCTGCAGCAGCGTCCCCGAGTCCTCCCAAAGCAGCCCTGAGCCGTTCAAGTATGCAGCCCCGGGCCGTTCAAAGACGGAGCTGCCGACCGTTCGTGAACACAACACCCCGAATCCTGCTGCCCACCATCCTGTAA